The window GCTGTCAGCGCGGCTGATGGCCGTGGCCGATGTGTATGACGCCCTGATTTCCGAACGTGTCTACAAACCCGCGTACTCCCACGAGCAGGCGGTAGACATCATCCGCGATGGCCGGGGCAGCCACTTTGACCCCGACATGGTCGATGCCTTCCTGACCCTGTCCGAGGAGTTCCGGCGCATCGCCCAGAAGTTTGCCGATGCCGAGCCCGCGCGGCTGGCCGAGGTGGACCGCCTGGCTGCCGATCTGCCCATGGAACGCATCGAACTGACTTCGCGCGAAGAGCCGCTCTGAATGGCAGTGCCCCGCGCTCTGCCATAGCGCAGCGCTGCGGCGCGGTGTTCAGGGTCACGGCAGCCTCCAGCACCAGCACGCCGCCGCAGTCAAAGCATCAAACGCTGTGGCTGTGCCCGTCCAGAGTGGTGGTGGTTGTGCGGTGCCCGTTCAGCCCCAGCTTGGCCAGCAGTTGCACATCGGCCTCCACGTCGGGGTTGCCCGTCACCAGCAGCTTGTCGCCGTAAAAAATCGAGTTGGCCCCGGCCAGAAAGCACAGCGCCTGCACGGCCTCCCCCAGCTGCTGGCGCCCGGCCGACAGCCGCACGCGCGCCTTGGGCATGGTGATACGGGCCACCGCAATCACGCGCACAAAATCGAACGGATCGATGGGCTCGCTGTCGGCCAGCGGCGTGCCCGGCACGCGCACCAGGCTGTTGATGGGCACCGACTCGGGGTACGGCTGCAGGTTGGCCAGCTGTGCAATCAAGCCCGCACGGTGCACCGGCGCCTCGCCCATGCCCACAATGCCGCCGCAGCACACGCTGATGCCTGCATTGCGCACGTTCTGCAGTGTGTCCAGCCGGTCCTGGTAAGCCCGGGTGCTCACCACGTCGGTGTAGTACTCGGGGGCGGTGTCCAGGTTGTGGTTGTAGTAGTCCAGCCCAGCGTCTTTGAGTGCCTGCGCCTGGTGCGACTCGAGCATGCCGAGAGTGGCGCAGGTCTGCAGGCCCAGGCCCTTCACCGCACCGATCAGCGCGCTGACTTTTTCGATGTCGCGGTCCTTGGGCGCACGCCAGGCCGCACCCATGCAAAAACGGGTGGCGCCAGCGTCCTTGGCGGCCTGGGCGGCGCGCACCACCTCGTCCACTTCCATGAGTTTTTCGGCTTTCACGCCCGTGTCGAACTCGGCCGCCTGCGGGCAGTAGCCGCAGTTTTCCGGGCAACCGCCGGTCTTGACCGACAGCAGCGTGGCCAGCTCGATGTCGCCCGCAGGCCAATGCTGGCGGTGCACGGTTTGTGCCTCAAACAGCAAGTCCATCAGGGGCTTGTCGAGCAGCGTCTGTATGGCCTCCACCGACCATTTTCCCTGCACGGCCGGCGCAGGGACGGGGCGATGGACCTGGATGGGCTGCGGGGCGGAGAGGGTTGCGTTGGCCATGGGTGGGGTCCTTTCAAGAGCCTGCTGCTGCAAGCACCAGGCATTGCGTCAGTGATCACACAAGGCGCCACTTCAGAGTCTTCTGAAGCACCGCCCTGCATCGCTATCACCATGATTTTGAAGGAGATTTCGGCACAACTGCCCTCAACATGGTCACAAAAGGTGCCACTATTTCCAGGTGCTCAACAGCCGGCATCTCACTGTGCGAGAACGGCAAAAAAGCCGACTGTTGACCACTTTAGAGAGCATGTTGAAATCACCGCCAAAACCGCCGAAGCAACGCGCTGGCAACCGGCGGCTTCGGCCTCTATCTTGCAGCCCGTGCCACCTTGCACGCTCCGACGTTCATGAAAGTTAGCCGCTCGTTGCACCCCGGCCAGACCAGGTCAAGGCCCCAGCGCTCGCCACCAAGCACACCAGGGCCAGGCCATCAGCCACCACCACGCGCTGCAAATGCGCATTGAAGCCGCCGGTGAACCATGCAAGCAGCAGGAAAGAAAGGATGCTGACCGTGCCAACGAACAGGCCCAACCACTGGTAGGCGGGCTTGAACGCCGCCATCAGGCAGAGCCCACCCACGATGCCGAACAGCACGGCGCGGTGCCGTAGCAGGATGAGCATGTTCGGATCGGAAGGGGTCACGCCGTAGAGTCTGGCCAAGTGCTCTGCGCTGGGCACGCCGATCAAGGGAATCAGGTGGATGGCACCTGCTAACAGCAAGGCCAGAGAAGCGATTTTTTGCATAGGCAGGCGACACCAAAGGCAAGGTGCCGCCGTTGTAGGCCCCGCCGGGCCCGGTGACCATGACGCCCGAGGTCATGGACGCCGAGCTGTTCAGCGCCCCAGCATCTGCTCCAGCGCCTCGCGGATGGCGCGGGGCTTGTTGTCTGCATCGTCGATGGTGGAGCAGCTGGGGCTGTGCTCCACCTCCGGCCCGCTGTTGCCGACCCGGGCGAACAGACGCTCACAGTCACAACGCAGGGAGGCCAGCGTCTTACGAGACCGCAGGTGCTTCACTTCGGCCATCCAGCAGCGGTCCGCGCACCCACAGGACCGGTACTGCAGGGTTTCTCCCGCCCGGCCCCAGTCGAGCGGATAGGCACCGGTGCCGCCTGCTGCCTCACCGCCCTGCCCTGCCAGCGCGAGGACCAGCAGGGCGCTCACCTTGGTGCCTGCCAGCAATGCGCGCTGGAGCGAAACCATGGGTGCCAGGGCAGGCTGCGGATGCCCGCTCAGCCCAGCGCAGCGATCACATCAGCCGGGGCCTGCACCAGCTCGATCAGCACACCCTCGCCCGCAATGGGAAATTCGTCATTGCTCTTGGGGTGCAAAAACGTGATGTCGTAGCCCGCAGCGCCTTTGCGAATGCCACCAGGGGCAAAGCGCACGCCCTTGGCGGTGAGCCATTCCACGGCCTTGGGCAGGTCGTCGATCCACAGGCCAATGTGATTGAGCGGTGTGGTGTGCACGGCGGGTTTCTTGTCGATGTCCAGAGGCTGCATGATGTCCACCTCCACCTTGAACGCGCCTTGGCCCATGGCAAGGATGTCCTCGTCCACGTTCTCTCGCTCGCTCTGGAAGGTGCCAGTCTGCTCCAGGCCCAGCATGTCCACCCACAGGGTTTTCATGCGCTGCTTGTCGGTGCCGCCAATGGCGACCTGTTGAATCCCCAGGACCTTGAACGGACGATTGCTGCTGGCTGTCATGGAAGTCACTCTCCGCGCTCTACACACGCATCACTATTAATTTGATAGCAGCAGGCGTATATATCGCCTGCACTATCGGCCAAAAACACGAAAAAAAGCTCCACGGGAGCTCAAGAAAGGGGCGGCAGTGCCCGCTGCGGCACCGCTTCGCCCCTCCTTGCAAGGCACGTGCGTCAGACGAACTCCAGGATCACCTGGTCCACCGCCAGCGACTCGCCCTTGCCCGCCGTGATCTTGCCCACCACGCCATCCTGCGCGGCAAAGAGGATGTTCTCCATCTTCATGGCTTCGATCACCGCCAGCTTCTCACCGGCCTGCACCTTCTGGCCGGGCTGCACCGCCACATCGACCAGCAAACCGGGCATGGGCGAGAGCAGGAATTTGGACAAGTCTGGCGGCGCCTTGAAGGGCATCAGCTTGTGCAGCCGTGCGCCCAGCGGCGACAGCACCAGTGCGTCGATCTGCGTACCGTTGTGCGCAATGCGCAGCGCCAGCGGGTTCTTGCCCACACCGCGTTCCACCTGGGCGGTAAAGCCCTGGCCGTTGCACGCGCCCTGCACCCGGATCTGGCCCAGCGTGGCGTTGCTACTGATCTGATAGCTATTACCGCCTACAGATACTGCACTAGAGCCCGATTTGTCTTCAAAATCAGACACCGTCACCTCGTGGTGCTGGTTCTGCCCTTCGGCACCCAGCGTGACGACGACAAACTGCTCACCCACCTTCACCTCGTGCCCCGCCAATTGGCCGCTGATGCCCGAGGCGCGGGCGCGGTAGCGGCGGTTCATGAACGCAGCCAGCGCCACCAGGAACAGCGGATCGCTGTGCGGCACGTCTTCGGCGTGGAAGCCCTTGCCGTAGTTCTCGGCGATGAAGCCGGTGTTGAAGTCGCCCGTCACAAACTTGGGGTGCGCCAGCAGCGCAGCCTGGAACGGGATGTTGCTGCTGATGCCGCGGATCACAAAGCCGTTGAGCGCGGCACGCATCTTGGCAATCGCGTCGTTGCGATCGGTGCCGTGCACGATGAGCTTGGCGATCATCGAGTCGTAGTACATGGGAATCTCGCCGCCTTCGTACACGCCCGTATCCACCCGCACGCCCAGCTTCTTGCTGGTGTCGGACTGGAACATGGATTCCTCTGGCGGCTGAAAGCGCACCAGACGGCCGGTGGATGGCAGAAAGTTGCGGAACGGGTCTTCGGCATTGATGCGGCACTCGATGGCCCAGCCGTCGCGTTTCACATCCGCTTGCGTCAGCGGCAGCTTCTCGCCTGCGGCCACGCGGATCATCAGCTCCACCAGGTCCAGGCCGGTGATGCATTCCGTTACCGGGTGCTCCACCTGCAGGCGGGTGTTCATTTCGAGGAAGTAGAAATCCTGGTCCTTGCCGACCACAAATTCCACCGTACCAGCAGACTGGTACTTCACGGCCTTGGCCAGCGCCACGGCCTGCTCGCCCATGGCCTTGCGGGTGGCGTCGCTGATGAAGGGCGATGGCGCCTCTTCGATCACCTTCTGGTGGCGGCGCTGGATGGAACATTCGCGCTCATTCAGATAGATCACGTTGCCGTGGCTGTCGCCCAGCACCTGGATCTCGATGTGGCGCGGCTCCTGCACAAACTTCTCGATGAAGATACGGTCGTCGCCAAAGCTGTTGCGGGCTTCGTTCTGACAGCTGGCAAAACCTTCAAACGCTTCCTTGTCGTTGAACGCCACGCGCAGGCCCTTGCCGCCGCCACCGGCCGAGGCCTTGATCATCACGGGGTAGCCAATGCCCTTGGCAATCTCCACCGCCTGCTCCGGGCCGCTGATGGCGTCGTTGTAGCCGGGGATGGTGTTGACCTTGGCTTCGTTGGCCAGCTTCTTGGACGCGATCTTGTCGCCCATGGCCGCAATCGAGTGCGCCTTGGGGCCGATGAAGGCAATGCCTTCGTCTTCGCAACGCTTGGCAAAGGCTTCGTTTTCGCTCAGAAAACCGTAGCCAGGGTGGATGGCCTGCGCGCCGGTCTGCTTGCAGGCGGCAATGATCTTGTCGGCCAGAAGGTACGACTCGCGCGAGGGCGCGGCGCCGATGTGCACAGCCTCGTCGGCCAGCTTGACGTGGCGGGCTTCCTTGTCGGCGTCGGAATAGACGGCCACCGTTTTGATGCCCATCTTGCGGGCAGTAGCGATGACGCGGCAGGCGATTTCGCCACGGTTGGCGATCAGGATTTTCGTAAACATGTTCTTATGCTCCTTGTCCGCTCACAGTGGGATGTTGCCGTGTTTGCGCCATGGGTTTTCCAGCTTCTTGTCGCGCAGCATCACCAGCGACCGGCAGATGCGCTTGCGCGTCTCATGCGGCAGGATCACGTCGTCGATGAAGCCGCGTGCACCGGCCACAAACGGGTTGGCAAAGCGCTGCTTGTATTCGGCCTCACGCGCGGCCAGCTTCACAGGGTCATTCTTGTCTTCGCGGAAGATGATTTCCACCGCGCCCTTGGCGCCCATCACCGCAATCTCGGCGTTGGGCCAGGCCAGGTTCACGTCGCCGCGCAGGTGCTTGGAGCTCATCACGTCGTATGCGCCGCCGTAGGCCTTGCGGGTGATAACGGTGATCTTGGGCACGGTGCACTCGGCGTATGCGTACAGCAGCTTGGCGCCGTGCTTGATGATGCCGCCGTATTCCTGGCTGGTACCGGGCATGAAGCCGGGCACGTCCACAAACGTGACCACGGGGATGTTGAACGCATCGCAGAAGCGCACAAAACGCGCGGCCTTGATGCTCGACTTGATGTCCAGGCAACCGGCCAGCACCAGCGGCTGGTTGGCCACGATGCCCACGGTCTGGCCTTCCATGCGGGCAAAGCCAATGATGATGTTCTTGGCGTACTCGGGCTGCAGCTCAAAGAAGTCCCCATCATCCACCGTCTTGAGGATCAGCTCCTTCATGTCGTACGGCTTGTTGGGATTCTCGGGCACCAGGGTGTCCAGGCTCAGGTCCATGCGGTCGGCCGGGTCATTGCTGGGGCGCACCGGGGCTTTTTCGCGGTTGTTGAGCGGCAGGTAGTTGTACAGGCGGCGCAGCATCATCAGCGCCTCCACGTCGTTCTCGAACGCCATGTCGGCCACACCGCTCTTGGTGGTGTGGGTCACGGCGCCGCCCAGTTCCTCGGCCGTCACTTCTTCGTGCGTCACGGTCTTCACGACTTCTGGGCCGGTCACGAACATGTACGAGCTGTCCTTCACCATGAAGATGAAGTCCGTCATGGCGGGCGAGTACACGGCACCACCGGCGCTCGGGCCCATGATCATGCTGATCTGCGGAATCACGCCGCTGGCCAGCACGTTCTTCTGGAACACGTCGGCATAGCCGCCGAGGGACGCCACGCCTTCCTGGATGCGCGCGCCGCCCGAATCGTTGAGGCCGATGACCGGCGCACCGACCTTCATGGCCTGGTCCATCACCTTGCAGATCTTTTCGGCGTGCGTTTCGCTCAAAGCACCACCGAACACCGTGAAATCCTGGCTGAACACAAACACCAGGCGGCCGTTGATCATGCCGTAGCCCGTCACCACACCGTCGCCGGGGATCTTGTTGTCCTCCATGCCGAAGTCTGTGCAGCGGTGCTCGACGAACATGTCCCATTCTTCGAACGTGCCATCGTCCAGCAGCAGCTCGATGCGCTCCCGCGCTGTGAGCTTGCCCTTGGCGTGCTGCGCATCAATGCGCTTTTGCCCGCCGCCCAGGCGTGCCAGCGCACGCTTTTTCTCCAGTTGATCCAGGATGTCTTGCATGGTCGTCCTTTGGTGAATGGGTTGGTGTCTACTATTTATTTGATAGCTGCCAGCGCATGATTGGATTGCGCTTGGAGCAGATTTCGTGCTGCAGTCGATGCCGCAATGCGCCCGGCGGCCACGTCAGCCTGCATCTGGGGCAGCAGCTCTTTGACCTGGGGGTGCTGGCGAAACGCGAGCTTGAGGCCTGCGTCGATGCGCTCCCACATCCAGGCCAGCGCCTGCTTTTCGCGCCGCGTGGCCAGGCGGCCGTTGGCGGTTTGCAGCTGGCGGAACTGCGTGACGGCGACCCAGAAGCTGTCCACGCCCTGCCCCAGCAGCGCGCTGATCTGCACGACCTTGGGGTGCCACAGCGTTTCGTTGTGGTGCGCGTTCTCTGGATTGCCGTGCTGGCTCAGCAGGCGCAGGCTCGACGTGATCTGCGCCTCGGCGCGCGTAGCAGCGTTCTTGTCGATGTCGGCCTTGTTGATGACCACCAGATCGGCAATCTCCATCACGCCCTTCTTGATGGCCTGCAGGTCGTCGCCCGCGTTGGGCAGCTGCATGAGTACAAACATGTCCGTCATGCCCGCCACCGCAATCTCGCTCTGGCCCACACCCACGGTTTCGATGATGACCACGTCGTAGCCTGCGGCTTCGCAGACCAGCATGGCCTCGCGCGTCTTCTCGGCCACACCGCCCAGAGTGCCGCTGGAGGGACTGGGACGGATGTAGGCTTTTTCATGCACCGACAGGTGTTCCATGCGCGTCTTGTCGCCCAGGATCGAGCCGCCCGAGACGGTGCTGGAGGGGTCGATGGTAAGCACGGCTACGCGGTGGCCCTGGCTGATGAGGTACAGGCCCAGCGCCTCGATGAAGGTGGATTTGCCGACACCGGGCACGCCGCTGATGCCGAGGCGGAAGGCCTTGCCGGTGTGGGGGAGCAGCGCGGTGAGCAGCTCATCGGCCTGGGCGCGGTGATCCACCCGCGTCGATTCGAGCAGCGTGATGGCTTTGGACATGGCGCGGCGTTGCACCGCCGCCGTGCCCTGCACCACCCCCTCCAAAAGCGCCGCAGGGGTCACGCCACCGCCTTGCGAATCTGCTCCAGCACATCCTTCGCGCTGGCCGGAATGGGGGTGCCTGGGCCATATACGCCCTTCACGCCCGACTCGTACAAAAAGTCATAGTCCTGCGCAGGGATCACCCCGCCCACAAACACGATGATGTCGTCGGCGCCCTGGTCTTTGAGGGACTGGATGATGGCGGGCACCAGCGTCTTATGGCCGGCGGCCAGCGTGCTCACGCCCACGGCGTGCACGTCGTTTTCGATGGCCTGGCGGGCGCATTCCTCGGGCGTCTGGAACAGCGGACCCATGTCCACGTCAAAGCCCAGGTCGGCAAACGCGGTGGCCACCACCTTGGCGCCACGGTCGTGGCCGTCCTGACCCAGCTTAGCGATCATCACGCGGGGGCGGCGGCCCTGCTCTTCGGCAAAGGCGTTGATTTCGGTCTTGAGTTTGTCCCAGCCCTCGGCCGAGTCATAGGCTGCTGCGTACACACCAGTCACCTTTTGCGTATCGGCGCGGTGGCGCCCAAAAACCTTCTCCAGCGCGTCGGACACCTCGCCCACGGTGGCGCGCAGGCGCACGGCGTTGATGGACAACTCCAGCAGGTTGCCTTCGCCGCTTTCGGCGGCGGCAGTCAGTGCATCCAGCGCGGCCTGCACCTTGGCGGCGTCGCGGGTGGCGCGGATCTTTTGCAGACGGGCAATCTGCCCGTCGCGCACCTTCATGTTGTCGATCTGCAGGATGTCGACCGGGTCTTCCTTGGCCAGCTTGTACTTGTTCACCCCCACGATCACGTCCTTGCCGCTGTCGATGCGCGCCTGCTTCTCGGCGGCGGCGGCCTCGATCTTGAGCTTGGCCCAGCCGCTGTCCACGGCCTGGGTCATGCCGCCCATGGCCTCGACCTCTTCGATGATCTTCCAGGCGGCGTCCATCATGTCCTGGGTCAGCTTCTCCATCATGTAGCTGCCAGCCCAGGGGTCGATCACGTTGGTGATGTGGGTTTCTTCCTGGATGATGAGCTGCGTGTTGCGCGCGATGCGGGCGCTGAACTCGGTGGGCAGCGCGATGGCTTCGTCCAGCGCATTGGTGTGCAGGCTCTGCGTGCCGCCAAACACGGCCGCCATGGCCTCGATGGTCGTGCGCACCACGTTGTTGTAGGGGTCCTGCTCGGTGAGCGACCAGCCGGACGTCTGGCAGTGCGTGCGCAGCATCAGGCTCTTGGGGTTCTTGGCGCCGG of the Acidovorax sp. 107 genome contains:
- the bioB gene encoding biotin synthase BioB, whose translation is MANATLSAPQPIQVHRPVPAPAVQGKWSVEAIQTLLDKPLMDLLFEAQTVHRQHWPAGDIELATLLSVKTGGCPENCGYCPQAAEFDTGVKAEKLMEVDEVVRAAQAAKDAGATRFCMGAAWRAPKDRDIEKVSALIGAVKGLGLQTCATLGMLESHQAQALKDAGLDYYNHNLDTAPEYYTDVVSTRAYQDRLDTLQNVRNAGISVCCGGIVGMGEAPVHRAGLIAQLANLQPYPESVPINSLVRVPGTPLADSEPIDPFDFVRVIAVARITMPKARVRLSAGRQQLGEAVQALCFLAGANSIFYGDKLLVTGNPDVEADVQLLAKLGLNGHRTTTTTLDGHSHSV
- a CDS encoding VOC family protein, which codes for MTASSNRPFKVLGIQQVAIGGTDKQRMKTLWVDMLGLEQTGTFQSERENVDEDILAMGQGAFKVEVDIMQPLDIDKKPAVHTTPLNHIGLWIDDLPKAVEWLTAKGVRFAPGGIRKGAAGYDITFLHPKSNDEFPIAGEGVLIELVQAPADVIAALG
- a CDS encoding acyl-CoA carboxylase subunit beta; amino-acid sequence: MQDILDQLEKKRALARLGGGQKRIDAQHAKGKLTARERIELLLDDGTFEEWDMFVEHRCTDFGMEDNKIPGDGVVTGYGMINGRLVFVFSQDFTVFGGALSETHAEKICKVMDQAMKVGAPVIGLNDSGGARIQEGVASLGGYADVFQKNVLASGVIPQISMIMGPSAGGAVYSPAMTDFIFMVKDSSYMFVTGPEVVKTVTHEEVTAEELGGAVTHTTKSGVADMAFENDVEALMMLRRLYNYLPLNNREKAPVRPSNDPADRMDLSLDTLVPENPNKPYDMKELILKTVDDGDFFELQPEYAKNIIIGFARMEGQTVGIVANQPLVLAGCLDIKSSIKAARFVRFCDAFNIPVVTFVDVPGFMPGTSQEYGGIIKHGAKLLYAYAECTVPKITVITRKAYGGAYDVMSSKHLRGDVNLAWPNAEIAVMGAKGAVEIIFREDKNDPVKLAAREAEYKQRFANPFVAGARGFIDDVILPHETRKRICRSLVMLRDKKLENPWRKHGNIPL
- a CDS encoding acetyl/propionyl/methylcrotonyl-CoA carboxylase subunit alpha produces the protein MFTKILIANRGEIACRVIATARKMGIKTVAVYSDADKEARHVKLADEAVHIGAAPSRESYLLADKIIAACKQTGAQAIHPGYGFLSENEAFAKRCEDEGIAFIGPKAHSIAAMGDKIASKKLANEAKVNTIPGYNDAISGPEQAVEIAKGIGYPVMIKASAGGGGKGLRVAFNDKEAFEGFASCQNEARNSFGDDRIFIEKFVQEPRHIEIQVLGDSHGNVIYLNERECSIQRRHQKVIEEAPSPFISDATRKAMGEQAVALAKAVKYQSAGTVEFVVGKDQDFYFLEMNTRLQVEHPVTECITGLDLVELMIRVAAGEKLPLTQADVKRDGWAIECRINAEDPFRNFLPSTGRLVRFQPPEESMFQSDTSKKLGVRVDTGVYEGGEIPMYYDSMIAKLIVHGTDRNDAIAKMRAALNGFVIRGISSNIPFQAALLAHPKFVTGDFNTGFIAENYGKGFHAEDVPHSDPLFLVALAAFMNRRYRARASGISGQLAGHEVKVGEQFVVVTLGAEGQNQHHEVTVSDFEDKSGSSAVSVGGNSYQISSNATLGQIRVQGACNGQGFTAQVERGVGKNPLALRIAHNGTQIDALVLSPLGARLHKLMPFKAPPDLSKFLLSPMPGLLVDVAVQPGQKVQAGEKLAVIEAMKMENILFAAQDGVVGKITAGKGESLAVDQVILEFV
- the scpA gene encoding methylmalonyl-CoA mutase — translated: MSDKPTNNAPEFAASSLEAWAKAAAKSAPGGDVSALNWVTPDGITVKPLYTAEDTASLPYANTLPGFEPYLRGPQATMYAVRPWTIRQYAGFSTAEESNAFYRKALAAGGQGVSVAFDLATHRGYDSDHPRVTGDVGKAGVAIDSVEDMKILFDQIPLDKVSVSMTMNGAVLPVLAGYVVAAEEQGVSQDKLSGTIQNDILKEFMVRNTYIYPPKPSMRIIGDIIGYTAKNMPKFNSISISGYHMQEAGANQALELAFTLADGKEYVKTAMASGLDVDDFAGRLSFFWAIGMNFYLEVAKMRAARLLWCRIMKETGAKNPKSLMLRTHCQTSGWSLTEQDPYNNVVRTTIEAMAAVFGGTQSLHTNALDEAIALPTEFSARIARNTQLIIQEETHITNVIDPWAGSYMMEKLTQDMMDAAWKIIEEVEAMGGMTQAVDSGWAKLKIEAAAAEKQARIDSGKDVIVGVNKYKLAKEDPVDILQIDNMKVRDGQIARLQKIRATRDAAKVQAALDALTAAAESGEGNLLELSINAVRLRATVGEVSDALEKVFGRHRADTQKVTGVYAAAYDSAEGWDKLKTEINAFAEEQGRRPRVMIAKLGQDGHDRGAKVVATAFADLGFDVDMGPLFQTPEECARQAIENDVHAVGVSTLAAGHKTLVPAIIQSLKDQGADDIIVFVGGVIPAQDYDFLYESGVKGVYGPGTPIPASAKDVLEQIRKAVA
- a CDS encoding phosphopantetheine adenylyltransferase, which translates into the protein MQKIASLALLLAGAIHLIPLIGVPSAEHLARLYGVTPSDPNMLILLRHRAVLFGIVGGLCLMAAFKPAYQWLGLFVGTVSILSFLLLAWFTGGFNAHLQRVVVADGLALVCLVASAGALTWSGRGATSG
- the meaB gene encoding methylmalonyl Co-A mutase-associated GTPase MeaB: MTPAALLEGVVQGTAAVQRRAMSKAITLLESTRVDHRAQADELLTALLPHTGKAFRLGISGVPGVGKSTFIEALGLYLISQGHRVAVLTIDPSSTVSGGSILGDKTRMEHLSVHEKAYIRPSPSSGTLGGVAEKTREAMLVCEAAGYDVVIIETVGVGQSEIAVAGMTDMFVLMQLPNAGDDLQAIKKGVMEIADLVVINKADIDKNAATRAEAQITSSLRLLSQHGNPENAHHNETLWHPKVVQISALLGQGVDSFWVAVTQFRQLQTANGRLATRREKQALAWMWERIDAGLKLAFRQHPQVKELLPQMQADVAAGRIAASTAARNLLQAQSNHALAAIK